One window of the Hippocampus zosterae strain Florida chromosome 8, ASM2543408v3, whole genome shotgun sequence genome contains the following:
- the dnajc6 gene encoding putative tyrosine-protein phosphatase auxilin isoform X4, which translates to MDGWMIILFEYTKGELDIAYITSRIIVMTYPAEAVQIGNQNHVEDIRSFLDSRHADHYTVFNLSQRNYRGAKFSSRVSECNWPARQAPSLHNLFAVCKNMHNWLKQNPKNVCVITCSDGRAPSGVLVCAMFCFCHLFNNPVPAMQLLSAKRPGSGLWPSHRRYIGYVCSMVSEKPSLPHTKPLMIKALTMSPVPCFNKQRSGCRPFCDVLIGETKIFTTAQEYERMREHRVQEGKVVFPLGVSVQGDVVVSVYHMRSTIGGRLQAKVSNTQIFQIQFHTGFIAPGTTMLKFNKPELDACDSPDKYPQLFHVILDVEVESLDKQKDLTPPWEQFPSKDLSPNVLFSCHQEHQDALAIAEPSRPPGGRGGRGHCEESEPSDDEMISLSSQRSSTSTAPPKGDQPSPTPAEPNPSREVDLLGLDGDEIKEPPLVTKPPAAAAATTDLLGDLFGAPPQPTSGPSSNHSTPHKTVQSSASPCASPGPPVFDPFGVSPMPKPQEMMGSFLGPGNMEQPHSFLHATRSPSATLQPTSFGRNSPVQTVTPTVNIQQQNVMGGWEWNRTATTSGGGSLGMGSRSATTSPTSSVHSTPTHQNKPNTLDPFADIGNLGGSLGGGSGFSSKPTTPTGTTPSFPSMGSPSRPPPSPQHAGGWQPHSGAGFPSWQPNTSTGGWQPQGQGPTPQPKPSPSHTSMPHTSPQNRPNYNVSFSAVGGGSPSAAGKAQTGMGSKPKASNANFDDLLSGQGFAGAKEKKGPRTIAEMRKEEMAKEMDPEKIKILEWIEGKERNIRALLSTMHTVLWEGETRWKPVGMADLVTPEQVKKVYRKAVLVVHPDKATGQPYEQYAKMIFMELNDAWSEFESQGQKPLY; encoded by the exons atggatggatggatgattatatTGTTTGA GTACACTAAAGGGGAGCTAGACATCGCCTACATCACGTCACGAATCATAG TGATGACCTACCCAGCAGAGGCTGTACAAATTGGCAACCAGAACCATGTGGAGGACATCCGATCCTTCCTCGACAGTCGCCACGCTGACCACTATACTGTCTTCAACTTGTCACAGCGCAACTACCGAGGGGCAAAATTCTCCAGCAGG GTTTCAGAGTGTAACTGGCCTGCTCGCCAGGCTCCCAGCCTCCACAACCTCTTCGCTGTTTGTAAGAACATGCATAACTGGCTGAAGCAGAATCCCAAGAATGTGTGCGTCATCACCTGCTCG GATGGCCGGGCACCTTCAGGTGTCTTGGTTTGTGCCATGTTTTGCTTCTGCCACCTCTTCAACAATCCAGTTCCCGCCATGCAACTCCTCAGCGCAAAGAGACCAGGCTCGGGGCTCTGGCCGTCACACCGCAG GTACATTGGGTATGTATGTAGCATGGTGTCAGAGAAGCCCAGTCTGCCCCACACCAAGCCTCTGATGATCAAGGCTCTCACCATGAGTCCAGTTCCCTGCTTCAACAAACAACGGAGCGGCTGTCGGCCTTTCTGTGATGTCCTCATTGGAGAGACCAAAATCTTCACTACGGCACAGGAGTATGAGAGAATGAG AGAGCACCGAGTTCAAGAGGGCAAAGTGGTTTTTCCGCTAGGTGTCAGCGTGCAAGGAGATGTCGTAGTTTCTGTCTATCACATGAGGTCCACCATCGGGGGACGCCTGCAAGCCAAG GTGTCTAACACACAAATTTTCCAGATCCAGTTTCACACTGGCTTCATTGCTCCTGGGACCACTATGTTAAAATTTAACAA ACCAGAGCTGGACGCATGCGACTCCCCAGACAAGTATCCCCAGCTGTTTCATGTGATACTCGACGTGGAGGTGGAGAGCTTAGACAAGCAGAAAGACCTCACGCCGCCTTGGGAGCAGTTCCCATCTAAAGACCTGAGTCCCAATGTGCTTTTCTCCTGCCATCAGGAACATCAGGATGCTCTCGCCATTGCTG AGCCGAGCAGGCCACCCGGAGGCCGTGGCGGTCGAGGCCACTGTGAGGAGAGTGAGCCCTCTGACGACGAGATGATCTCTCTCTCCAGCCAGCGAAGCAGCACAAGCACAGctccacctaaaggggatcagCCTTCTCCAACGCCCGCCGAGCCCAATCCATCTCGGGAAGTAGACCTTCTGGGCTTGGATGGGGACGAGATCAAGGAACCACCTCTCGTGACCAAAcctccagctgctgcagctgcaACTACTGACCTACTAGGGGACTTGTTTGGGGCTCCACCCCAGCCAACCAGCGGGCCATCATCCAACCACTCCACTCCACATAAAACAGTACAGAGCTCTGCCTCGCCATGTGCTTCCCCTGGCCCTCCAG TGTTTGACCCCTTTGGAGTCAGTCCTATGCCGAAGCCTCAGGAGATGATGGGTTCGTTCCTCGGACCAGGTAACATGGAGCAGCCACATTCCTTCTTGCATGCCACTCGCTCTCCATCCGCCACCTTGCAGCCCACAAGCTTTG GACGGAATTCCCCCGTCCAAACTGTTACCCCGACTGTCAACATCCAGCAGCAAAACGTCATGGGTGGCTGGGAATGGAACAGGACAGCCACGACAAGCGGAG GAGGAAGCCTGGGAATGGGCAGTCGATCAGCCACAACGAGCCCCACAAGTTCTGTCCACAGCACACCCACCCATCAAAACAAGCCAAACACCCTGGACCCCTTTGCTGACATCGGTAACCTCGGGGGAAGCCTTGGAG GAGGTTCTGGATTCTCCAGCAAGCCCACTACACCAACAGGAACAactccttcctttccttccaTGGGCTCCCCATCGCGGCCTCCTCCATCTCCCCAGCATGCAGGAGGGTGGCAGCCTCACTCAGGCGCTGGCTTCCCATCATGGCAGCCTAACACTAGCACAGGAGGCTGGCAACCACAAGGACAAGGACCCACTCCGCAGCCAAAGCCAAGTCCTAGCCATACATCCATGCCTCACACTTCACCACAGAACCGACCCAACTATAATGTTAGTTTCTCCGCAGTTGGGGGTGGATCACCCAGCGCTGCGGGCAAAGCACAGACAGGAATGG GCTCCAAGCCCAAGGCTTCCAATGCCAACTTTGATGACCTGCTGTCTGGTCAAGGCTTTGCAGGAGCCAAAGAGAAGAAAGGCCCCCGGACAATAGCAGAAATGCGGAAAGAGGAAATGGCCAAAGAGATGGACCCTGAGAAAATCAAG attcTAGAATGGATTGAAGGGAAGGAGCGGAACATCCGTGCCCTCTTGTCCACTATGCATACAGTATTGTGGGAAGGAGAAACGCGCTGGAAGCCAGTTGGAATGGCCGACCTGGTAACTCCTGAACAGGTCAAAAAGGTCTACCGCAAAGCAGTCCTCGTCGTCCACCCAGATAAG GCAACAGGACAACCCTATGAACAGTATGCCAAGATGATTTTCATGGAACTAAATGATGCCTGGTCCGAATTCGAAAGCCAAGGACAAAAACCTCTTTACTAA